GCATCGGCGTGTTCCTGCGCGATGCGCGCCATCTGCGGCCGCTTGCCGCGATCACGGTCGCCGCCGCAGCCGAACACGCAGATCAGGCGCCCTTCGAGGTGGCCGCGCAGGCTGGTCAAGGCCTGCTGCAGCGCGTCCGGGGTGTGCGCGTAATCGATCACCACCAGCGGCTGACCATCGACGCCGCCAAGGCGGTTCATGCGGCCATGGATCGGCTGCAGCTGCGCCAGCACCTGGGCGATGCGCGCTGGCGCGACATCGGTGGCATGCAGCACGCCGGCCACCGCCAGCAGGTTGTCCACGTTGAAGCGGCCCAGCAGCGGCGAGCGCACCGGGTGCACGGCCTCGCCGATCGCCAGCGTGAAGCCGATGCCGGCCGCATCCAGCACGACATCGCGCGCCTGCACGGCGGCCTGCGCCGCGCCAAGCGCGCTGACGCCGACCAGCTGCACCCCGTCGGCCAGCTTGCCCGGCAGGGTCGCGCCGAAAGCATCGTCCAGGTTAACCACCGCGGCCCGCAGGCCGGCGCGCTGGAACAGCCGCGCCTTGGCCGCGCCATAGCCTTCCATGGTGCCGTGGTAGTCCAGATGATCGCGGGTGAGGTTGGTGAACACCGCCACGTCGAAGGCGACCGCGTCCACGCGGGTCTGCACCAGCGCGTGCGAACTGACTTCCATCGCCACCGCCTGCGCGCCGGCCTCGTGCAGCTGCGCCAGCAGCGCGTGGGTCTGCAGCACCAGCGGCGTGGTGAACCCGGTCGGCTGCACCTGCCCGTACAGTCCGGCGCCGAGCGTGCCGATGCTGCCGCCGGTGACGCCGAGCAGTTGCCAGGCCTGGCCGAGCAGCTGCACGAAGGAGGTCTTGCCGTTGGTACCGGTCACCCCGACCACGGTCATCTGCCGCGAGGGGTGGCCGTAGAAGGTGTCGGCCATCGTGCCCAGCCGATGACGCAGGCCGGGCACCGCGATCGCATCGGCCGGGGCCGGCAGCGTTTCGGGCGCCGGCGGTTCGAACAGGATCGCCGCCGCACCAGCGGCGCGCGCCTGCTCGACGAAGCCCAGCCCGTGCCAGGTCGAGGGGCTGTTGTCGACCGGCCCGATGGCCACGAAGGCATCGCCCGGCCGCACGCTGCGGCTGTCCTGGGTGAGCCCGTGCACGATCAGGCCCGCCGGGACGGCGGGCACGTCGGGCAGCAGCGCGGACAGGGCCATGGCGCGGCTCATTCCAGGCTCCTGGGCAGCGCCGGCTCGGCCTTGGCCTGGATCGGCGCGGGCAACGGCTTGGGCAGCGCGGCGACGGTCGGCGGACGCTTGGGCGCCTGCGCGGCGCGCTTGGCCTCGTCCTTGGCCTGCGCGGCCAGCCAGCTGTCGATGTCGTCCGGCGGCACGTCCATCAGGCGCAGCGCGTCTTCCATCACGTTGTGGAACACCGGCGCGGACACCAGGCCGCCGTAGTACTTGCCGGCCTGCGGGTCGCGGATCACGGTGACCATGACGAAGCGCGGATTGGTCGCCGGCACCAGCCCGGCGAACAGCGCGGTGTAGTGGCCCGAGGCGTAGCTGCCGCCCGAGGCGATGCGCGCGGTACCGGTCTTGCCGGCCACGTGATAGCCCGGCACGGCCGCATCCTTGGCGCCGCCCTGGGTGACCACGGTCTCCATCATGGCGATGACCTGCTTGGTCACCTCCCGGGGCACGACCTGCACGCTGTTCTCGCTGCGCATGCCCTTGATGAAGGTCGGGGTGACCAGCATGCCGCCGTTGCCGATGGTCGCGTAGGCACGGGCGATCTGCAGCGGCGACACGTTCAGGCCATAGCCGTAGGCCATGGTGGTCTTGGTGGTGCCGTACCAGCCGGGGCTGCCCGGCGAAGGCACCGTGCCGGTGGCCTCGCCCGGGAAGCCGCTATGCGGCTTGCTGCCGTATCCGAAGGCCTTGACCGTGTTGTAGAAGGTCTGGTCCGAAATCTTGTCGGCGATCTTGGCCGCGCCGATGTTGGAGCTGTGCGTGATCACCCCGCCCACGGTCAGCACGCCGTTGTTGCGCGGCACGTCGCGGATGGTGAAGCCGCCCTTGAGCGCCATGTAGCCCGGGTTGGTGTCGATCAGCGTGCTCGGCGTGACCACGCCCGCCGCCAGCGCGGTGGAGATGGTGATGGGCTTCATCGTCGAGCCCGGCTCGACCAGGTCGGTGACCGCGCGGTTGCGGTGCGCGTCCGGCTTGCCCAGATCCTGCGCGTTGGGGTTGAACGTGGGCAGGTTGACCATGGCCAGCACCTCGCCGGTGGCCACGTCCAGGATCACCACCGAGCCGCCGGCGGCCTGGTTGTCGTCGATCGCGCGGCGCAGTTCGCGCGCGGCGATGTACTGGATGCGGCGGTCCACGCTCAGGGTCAGGTCGTTGCCCGGCTGCGCCGGGCGCACCAGGTCGATGTTCTCCACGATGTGGCCGGCCTGGTCGCGGATGACCTTCTTCAGGCCAGGCTTGCCGCGCAGCCAGTCGTCGAAGGCCAGCTCCAGGCCTTCCTGGCCGCG
The window above is part of the Pseudoxanthomonas sp. X-1 genome. Proteins encoded here:
- a CDS encoding UDP-N-acetylmuramoyl-L-alanyl-D-glutamate--2,6-diaminopimelate ligase — its product is MSRAMALSALLPDVPAVPAGLIVHGLTQDSRSVRPGDAFVAIGPVDNSPSTWHGLGFVEQARAAGAAAILFEPPAPETLPAPADAIAVPGLRHRLGTMADTFYGHPSRQMTVVGVTGTNGKTSFVQLLGQAWQLLGVTGGSIGTLGAGLYGQVQPTGFTTPLVLQTHALLAQLHEAGAQAVAMEVSSHALVQTRVDAVAFDVAVFTNLTRDHLDYHGTMEGYGAAKARLFQRAGLRAAVVNLDDAFGATLPGKLADGVQLVGVSALGAAQAAVQARDVVLDAAGIGFTLAIGEAVHPVRSPLLGRFNVDNLLAVAGVLHATDVAPARIAQVLAQLQPIHGRMNRLGGVDGQPLVVIDYAHTPDALQQALTSLRGHLEGRLICVFGCGGDRDRGKRPQMARIAQEHADAVIVTDDNPRSEDGDAIVADIIAGFDPQGATFEVQRDRARAIAQAVGQAQAGDIVLIAGKGHEPYQEIHGVRHPFDDTVQARAALEGRMALDQDLEARR
- a CDS encoding penicillin-binding protein 2, which encodes MSLREAIERVIKRNGERKGALPRNRNRARYDLRNRLLLVGGALVLCSVSLVGRAAYVQLINSDFYQKEGDARFTRELAIPTSRGMITDRNGEPLAVSSPVESVWCDPRELLKSPDRLPELAQALGEPLESLTRRVSQKADKEFMYLKRRINPDAAKAILAHGVPGVYSQREYKRFYPQGEVMAHILGFTNIDDRGQEGLELAFDDWLRGKPGLKKVIRDQAGHIVENIDLVRPAQPGNDLTLSVDRRIQYIAARELRRAIDDNQAAGGSVVILDVATGEVLAMVNLPTFNPNAQDLGKPDAHRNRAVTDLVEPGSTMKPITISTALAAGVVTPSTLIDTNPGYMALKGGFTIRDVPRNNGVLTVGGVITHSSNIGAAKIADKISDQTFYNTVKAFGYGSKPHSGFPGEATGTVPSPGSPGWYGTTKTTMAYGYGLNVSPLQIARAYATIGNGGMLVTPTFIKGMRSENSVQVVPREVTKQVIAMMETVVTQGGAKDAAVPGYHVAGKTGTARIASGGSYASGHYTALFAGLVPATNPRFVMVTVIRDPQAGKYYGGLVSAPVFHNVMEDALRLMDVPPDDIDSWLAAQAKDEAKRAAQAPKRPPTVAALPKPLPAPIQAKAEPALPRSLE